In the Paenibacillus sp. FSL R7-0337 genome, GGAAGGGCGCACACCCGTGCCGGAGCGCGAGCAGTTGCGCAAGCTGGCGGAGCATCACTGCACGGTGGCGCTGTTTCTAAGTGCATCACTGGCCGGTCATGTGAGCAGTGAATTCCTGGCCGCAGGCTGGAGCCCGGAGACCCCGGTAGCGGTCGTGAAGCGGGCCACTTGGCCGGATCAGCAGATTTTGCGTACAACGGTTGAGAAGCTGGAGGGGGACCTGCGTGATGCCGGTATCACCATGCATGCCATGATCCTGGCCGGCTGGGCGCTGGACCCCGGGCTGACGGACCGCGATCAGCACCGCTCCAAGCTGTATGACAAGACCTTCACCCACGGCTGCCGGGAAGAAATCGGCTCCGGTGAGTAAGCGGTATGCGGCTGTTGCCATTACGCGCAGCGGGATAGAGCTGGCTGTGAAGCTTGGCGGGCGGCTTGGCGGGACTGAGGTTTTTGTCTATGCCAAGTATAGCGGCTGGCTGGAGGCGCGGAGCGGGGAGGTTACTGTTTTTGATGGACCGGTTAGAGGGTTGCTTCCCAAGCTCTTCGGGAGCTATGAGGCGGTCATTCTGTTCTTCTCGCTGGGGGCGGCTGTCCGGCTGACGGCTCCGCTGCTGCGGGATAAAAGAACCGATCCTGCCGTCATCGTCATCGATGAGCGCGGGGAGCATGTCATCAGTATGCTCTCCGGCCATCTCGGCGGAGCGAACAGGCTTACTCTGGAGATTGCGGAGCTGCTGGGCAGCCATCCGGTGATCACCACAGCTTCGGATGTACAGGGCACCTTCGCTGTTGACCTGCTGGGTCAAGAGTATCGCTGGCGCGCGGACAGTTTCACCCCCATGAAGGGGGTTAGTGCTGCGCTCGTTAACGGGGAGCCGGTGGCTTTTGTGCAGGAGAGCGGGGAACGTGACTGGCTGCCGCCGGGTGCTGAGGTGCCGGAGCATGTCTCTATGTTCGCAAGCAGGGCTGAGCTTAGGCATAGCGGACGCAGCTTCAGCGCAGCGATTGTGGTAAGCGACCGGCTGGCAGAGGAACTGGAGGAGGATGCACGAGCAGACACTGCACTGGCCGAGTCCATTGTAGTGTATCGCCCGCGCAGTCTGGTGCTTGGACTCGGCTGCAACCGCGGGACGTCTGCGGAAGAGCTGGAAGCCGTGGTCCTGCACACTCTGAATGAGCTTCATCTGTCGCTCCATAGTGTGCGGAATGTGGCGACGGCCGGGATCAAGGGGGATGAACCCGGGCTACTGGCCTTGTGCGCCAAATACAGCTGGGAGCTGGTGCTGTACACCCCGGAGCAGCTAAATACAGTTGAGCTGGACCATCCGTCTGAGGTGGTATTCAGGGCCACGGGGGCATACGGTGTCTGTGAACCTGCGGCCCTGTTGTCTTCAGGCGCGCATTCGCTCCTGCAGCCTAAGCTTAAGAGCGGCAATGTGACTATCGCCGTAGCCCGGGTCTTCTATCCTAGAGAGAAGGAGGGGAGCTGCGGTGAATGAGCCGAGGAATTTAGCAGGATATGAAAAAGAGCCGGGATTAGCCAGCCTGGAGCTGCAGGCCCGTCCCCGCCTGGTCATTGCAGGCACAGGCAGCGGCTCGGGCAAAACAACGGTCACGCTGGGGCTGATGCGCGCTTTTGCCCGGCGGGGCCTCAAGGTCCAGGGCTTCAAATGTGGCCCTGACTACATCGATCCCGCCTATCACACTGCGGTCACAGGCCGTCCCTCACGCAATTTGGACTCCTGGATGACTTCAAGCGATTATCTGCAGGAGTATTTCCTGCAGGCTTCGGCAGAGGCCGACTTGTCCGTCATTGAGGGTGTCATGGGTCTGTATGACGGCAAGGAGGATACGGCGCTGACCGGATCAACGGCGGAGATCGCCATTCTGACTGCCAGCCCTGTACTCCTGGTGGTCGATGTCCGCAGCATGGGCCGCAGTGCTGCGGCGATAGTGCTGGGCTTCCGTCAGC is a window encoding:
- a CDS encoding cobalamin biosynthesis protein, encoding MSKRYAAVAITRSGIELAVKLGGRLGGTEVFVYAKYSGWLEARSGEVTVFDGPVRGLLPKLFGSYEAVILFFSLGAAVRLTAPLLRDKRTDPAVIVIDERGEHVISMLSGHLGGANRLTLEIAELLGSHPVITTASDVQGTFAVDLLGQEYRWRADSFTPMKGVSAALVNGEPVAFVQESGERDWLPPGAEVPEHVSMFASRAELRHSGRSFSAAIVVSDRLAEELEEDARADTALAESIVVYRPRSLVLGLGCNRGTSAEELEAVVLHTLNELHLSLHSVRNVATAGIKGDEPGLLALCAKYSWELVLYTPEQLNTVELDHPSEVVFRATGAYGVCEPAALLSSGAHSLLQPKLKSGNVTIAVARVFYPREKEGSCGE